In Candidatus Thermoplasmatota archaeon, the genomic stretch CTCGCGTCGGCGCGCCGTTCCCGCCGCTGATCAGAGCGTGCGGAGCACGGCGCGCACGGGCGCGGCGTCGAGTCCCTCCCACCGGGCCGGAAAGGCCCGGATGAGGTAGCGGCCCTCCGGGACGCGCGTGAGGTCCAGGTTTTCGAGGTTCACCACGCTCCCGCGCCCGAGCGCCTTGTGCGCTTCGAGCGTCTTGCTATCCGCCGGGTCCACGCTCGGCGTGTCCATGCCGACCAACCGCACCCCGGCGGCGGCAAGGAGGTCGGCCGCTTCGACGGACAGGGCCGTGAAGTCGGGGTTCCATCGCGTCGGATCGAGGGTGTCGGCGGTCCGGAACAGCAGCCGTTCCTCGCGTTCGAGGTCGAGGCCGTCGAGATGCCGCGGCTCGACCATGGGCGCGCGCACGCGCACGACGCGGCAGGGACCCTCGAACGCGTCGAGCGGCAGGTCCGCGACGCCGATCTTCGAGCGCGGATCGTAATGGAGCGGCGCGTCCACGTGGGTGCCGACATGCGGGCTCGACCGCACGGCGCTGAGGGACAGGTTGTCGCCGCGGTCGAACCGCAGCGGCCAGTCGCACGAGAAGGGGGTGTCCCCCGGGAAGTGCGCGGTCTTCTCGGAGACGGGGACCGAGATGTCGAGGAGCACGGAGCGGGAGGCGCGCGGGCGTCGATAACGCTTCCGCGGCGCTCGCGCTCGAGGATCGGGATGGCCCTCCGTCGGAGGGGGCGTGAGAAACGTCCTTACATGAACGACTTGCCGCAGCCGCAGGACTGCGAGGCGTTCGGGTTGTCGAGGACGAACCCGGCGCCGTTCAGGGACTCGACGAAGTCGAGCGTCGCGCCGCGCACGAGGGGCTCGATGTCCTGGTCGATGTAGATCTTCACGCCGTTCGACTCGACGATCATGTCGTTGTCGAGCTTCTCGTGGGCGAAGTCCAGGCCATACGTGTAGCCGGAGCAGCCGCCGGGCATGACGGCGACGCGGAGACCCTGGCCCTCCTTGCCCTCGTTCTTGGCGATGGTCGCCACCATCTCGGCGGCCTTGGGCGTGACGATGAAGACTTCAGCGGAGGTCATGGGGGTCTCTCCACGCGCCCATGCGGCGTTCGGCTACATAAACCCTGCCCACGTGTCCGGAGCCATTCCGTCAGGGCGCCCGGGCGAGCCGCCGGAGGTCCGCCTCGAGACGCGCGGGGTCGGCTTCAAGCTCGAACAGGGTCCGTTCGCCGACCATCGCAACGGGCACGCGGTCGCCGTAGCGCTCGGCGAGCGCCGGGTCGGCGTCCACGTCCTCCGTCCACACGTCGAAGCCGTGCCGGCCCGAGAAGCCGAGGAGGAGCGCTTCGGCCTCTTCGCAGAGCGCGCAGTCCTCCCGCGTGTAGAGGGTGACCGAGAACTTGGGCTGGGACACGGGCTCCACGAACACGTGGGCGCTCCCCGCCGCGACGCCGAACA encodes the following:
- a CDS encoding cyclase family protein encodes the protein MLLDISVPVSEKTAHFPGDTPFSCDWPLRFDRGDNLSLSAVRSSPHVGTHVDAPLHYDPRSKIGVADLPLDAFEGPCRVVRVRAPMVEPRHLDGLDLEREERLLFRTADTLDPTRWNPDFTALSVEAADLLAAAGVRLVGMDTPSVDPADSKTLEAHKALGRGSVVNLENLDLTRVPEGRYLIRAFPARWEGLDAAPVRAVLRTL
- a CDS encoding iron-sulfur cluster assembly accessory protein — encoded protein: MTSAEVFIVTPKAAEMVATIAKNEGKEGQGLRVAVMPGGCSGYTYGLDFAHEKLDNDMIVESNGVKIYIDQDIEPLVRGATLDFVESLNGAGFVLDNPNASQSCGCGKSFM
- a CDS encoding glutaredoxin family protein encodes the protein MAAKWRVPERRFKAIAFVTTLAGVALIAGAINAFVFERDIALAIALFVFGVAAGSAHVFVEPVSQPKFSVTLYTREDCALCEEAEALLLGFSGRHGFDVWTEDVDADPALAERYGDRVPVAMVGERTLFELEADPARLEADLRRLARAP